AGGAGGCGCGCGTGCAGATCCAGGCCAAGGCGGTGGGCGTCACCGGCCCGCACGGACCGCTGCTGCGCCCCACCTCGCTGCGGGTCGCGCCCGGTCAGGTCGCCCTGGTCACCGGCGAGCCCGGGGCGGGGCACACCGTCCTCGCGCTGACCCTCGCCGGGAGGATGCGGCCGCACGAGGGCGCCGTGCTGCTCGACGGTCGCACGAACCCCGCCGGTCTGCGCGCCGGAGTCGCCGTGGTCGACGCACCGGGCGTGACCGAGCCGGACGGGTCGCTGAGGCTGCGCGACGTGATCGGCGAGGAGCTGGCCATGGCGGGGCTGCGGGCCAGCCGCAGGGCGGTGCGCGGCTGGCTGGCCGAACGCGACGCGGAGCAGCACGCCGACGCGCGCTTCGAGACCGTGCCCGCGACCACGCGCACGCGGCTGCTCGTGGAGTCCGCCGCGGCCCGGCCCGGGGTCGTCGCGCTGGTCATGGACTGCCCCGACCGGCACACCGACGATCCCCACGCGTGGTGGGCGCTGGCCCGGCAGCAGGCCGAGGAAGGCATGGCGGTCGTCGCGCTGTGCACCGAGACGTCGTCGCGGCTGCTGGGGATACCCGCCGCGCGCCTCGGCTGCCGGGAACAGCCGCCCGCGCTCACCGTCCACCGCCGCCACGAAGCCCAGGAGATGACCAAGTGACCCCGTTCCGCCTCGCCGCGAACGAGCTGCGCCGGCTGACCGCGGGGAAGCTCCCCCGGCTGGCCGTGCTGGCGATCACCCTCGTGCCGCTGCTCTACGGCGCGCTCTACCTCTACGCCAACTGGGACCCGTACGG
The window above is part of the Allokutzneria albata genome. Proteins encoded here:
- a CDS encoding ATP-binding cassette domain-containing protein, encoding MQIQAKAVGVTGPHGPLLRPTSLRVAPGQVALVTGEPGAGHTVLALTLAGRMRPHEGAVLLDGRTNPAGLRAGVAVVDAPGVTEPDGSLRLRDVIGEELAMAGLRASRRAVRGWLAERDAEQHADARFETVPATTRTRLLVESAAARPGVVALVMDCPDRHTDDPHAWWALARQQAEEGMAVVALCTETSSRLLGIPAARLGCREQPPALTVHRRHEAQEMTK